The sequence TTTAAACCAATCTTTTAAAAATACAATCATAACCTACATAGGTTTCGCTATTGGAGCCATTAATACACTTTATTTGTATCCAGTTTTTTTGGGTGCAACATATTATGCATTAACAAATTACATCACATCGGCGGCAAATGTGATCATGCCTTTATTTGCCATTGGAATGCAAAATACATTGGTCAAGTTTTATTCGCAGTATGATACAGAAGAAAAACGAGAGCAATTTTTATCTTTTACAGCCTTATTTCCCATTTTGATGTGTATTCCTTTAGGGATAATCGGGATATTTTTCTTTGATGATATAACGGCTTTTGTGACCAAGAAAAACCCTGTCGTAAAAGAGTTTATGTATTTGATTCCGTTTATTGGAATTTGCATGGCTTATTTTGAGATTTTTTATGCCTGGGCGAGAGTTCATATGCATTCTGTTTTTGGAAATTTCATCAAAGAAGTTGGGTTAAGATTGCTTTCGACTGTTGCCTTGATAGGTTTGTATTTTAATTGGATTTCATTGGTTGGTTTTGTCTATATAACAGCCGGAATCTACTTTTTTGCATTTCTGATTACAATGTTTTATGCTTTTTATATCAAAAGACCGAATTTTCAAATAACCATTCCTGATAATGTAAAAGCAGTAATGGAATATACATTTTACATTATTCTTTCGGGAAGTGTTGCCAATTTGCTTTTGGACGGCGACAAACTGATGTTGAATCAATACATGAAAATCGAAAATATCGCTTATTATTCGGTTGCAACTTATATTGCCTTGGTAATTTCAGTTCCGAGTCGCGCGATGCATCAAATTGTTTACCCAATTACGGCAAAACTGATGCATGAAAATAAACACGACGAATTGAATTCGCTTTACAAAAAAACGTCTATTAATTTGCAAATCGTGGGCGGATTTGTGATGCTTTGCATATTTGTAAACATCAATCAGCTTTATGAATTAGTACCAAAAGAATACAGTGGCGGAATTGTTGTTGTATTTATGATTGGATTATCGAAATACTTTGACTTGATTTTAGGAAACAACAACGCTATTATCTTTAATACCAAATATTACCGAATGGTATTGTATTTAGGTTTGATGCTTGTGGTTTTGACGGTGATCTTAAATATGATTTTTATTCCAATTTTGGGAATTTTGGGATCTGCTATTGCGACATTATTGTCTATAACCTTATATAGTTTGGCAAAATTGCTTTTTGTGGTTAAAAAATTGGATTTATATCCTTTTACAAAGCAAACGATCTATTCAGCATTGTTGACATTTGCTTTGTTTTTAGTGTTTTATTTCTGGGAATTTCCATTTTTCCAATTGATCAGTATTGCTTTAAAATCTATTTTGGTTACGATCCTTTATGTATATCTGAATTATAAATTCAATATTTCACCTGATATCAATAAAGTAATTGATGATGTTTTGAGAAAACTGAGAATTAAAATCTAATTTGATTTTATGAGAAAATTAAAACTAATTTAGATTTGAGTCTATTTTGTTTTTATATTTGTTAGAAAGGATAACCAATTTATTTCTAATGAATTATGAAAAGTAAATTCAAATGTTTTTTAGTTTTCTGTTTTGTTTTATCTTCCCCATTTATTTTTGCTCAAAAAGAGACCCATAGCCAGAAGCTAAAAGGATATCCTGTAAGTCCTTTTAAAGATACTCTGTTTTATGTTTATAATAACGTTGGATCGTTTTCTGCTGAAAATAGGGCACGTACCATTACTGAAAAGATTAAAAAACTTTATGAGGATTCCTTTTTAGATCCTGATTCCTTAAAGATTGTCCAATCTGATATTTCTCAAGACATTACTTATAAAAATGATTTAATTATCATGTCTGTTTTGAACAATGATGCAAAAGTCGAAAATCAGACTGCTGCCATTATTGCAAAAAGAAATCTTGGTTTGATTAAAAAAGCGATTGTTTATCAAAATGAAAATTATTCGCAACTTCCAAAAAGACTTGGATATACTGCATTGTTGATTTTTATAATTGTTCTTGTACTGTATGCAGTCAGCAAAATTTTCAATTGGGTTAGAATCCGAATCTTAAATAGAAAAGACAAGTATTTCAAAGGATTTTTTTATAATAAGATTAGTATTTTATCTGCAGAAAAAGAACAATTTCTAATGATGAAAGTTTTCAGTATTATCAAGGTGATAACTTTGATTTTTATAGTTTATCTTTCTCTTCCGGTTTTGTTCAGTATTTTCCCTGCAACTGAAGCTTATACCACAACTTTATTGCGTTGGATCCTAACTCCGGCAAAATTGGCAGTTATGGGTTTTGTTGATTTCTTGCCGAGTTTGATCACAATTATCGTTATAATCGTAATTTTCAGATATACGATCAAGATAATCAAATTCTTTTTTGATGAAATTAAAAAGGAGAAAATAAAAATTGATGGTTTTTATAGCGATTGGGCAATGCCGACATTCAATATTATCCGATTTTTGATGTTTGCGTTTATGCTGGTCATCATTTTTCCTTATTTGCCAGGATCAGATTCGGATATTTTTAAAGGAGTTTCAGTATTTGTTGGTATTTTGTTTTCATTAGGTTCCTCCAACGCAATTGCAAACATGGTTGCGGGTTTGGTCATAACCTATATGAGGCCTTTTAGAATTGGCGATTTTATAAAAATCGGCGATGTGAGCGGTGAAGTTATTGAAAAAACGGCTTTGGTTACCAGAATCAGAACGCCAAAGTTTGAAGATATCACAATTCCGAATGCAACTGTATTATCCAGTACTTCTACTAATTTTTCTGCTAATACAAGGCATTCTACAAACGGATTGCTTATTCATACTACAGTAACAATTGGGTATGATGTACCTTGGAAAGACATTCACAAAGCTTTGATTGATGCTGCACTTAAAACAGAATTGACAGAGCAAACACCAGAGCCTTTTGTTCTTCAAACAAGCCTGGATGATTTTTATGTTTCTTATCAAATTAATGTTTATACAAAAGAGCCAACAAAACAGCCTAGAATTTATTCGTCTTTGCATCAAAATATTCAAGATTCATTTAATGCTGCTGGAATCGAAATCATGTCGCCTCATTACAATGCGCTTCGTGACGGAAATGCAACAACTATTCCACCAGAAAATCTAAATCCCGATTATGAAGCGCCTCCTTTTAATATAAAGAATAAGAGTTAAGGCATTGGTAATAAGTCGTTAAGTTTGAAATTTTAACATATTTTCTCTTTGCAATTAATTTTATTAAAAGTAACTTTAGCTAAGAATTCAGCAATGATTTGTCAGGAATGATAAAAAATATAATTCATACAGCAATAAAAGCTGAAGTTCTGTAGTTTTATTGAGATTGAAATGCTTTTCAAATTTTGAAAAGTGTTAAGTAATTGTAGTAGTATTTAATAATCTTTTAACTTAATTAATGATTATGAAAGGCAATCCACTTAGTCAAGAACAAAGCTTACAAGTATTTTCCAATATGATCTCAAACAAAGTTCATAATGGATTTACACTAGAAGAAAGAAATGATGAATTACTTTTTGCAGTACTTTCAAAAGGCGGAAAAGCAGTAAATCATGGTTTGAATTTTATTATTTTTTGCTTGACTTTAGGATTGTGGTCGTTTGCGTGGCTTTATCTTACTTTAGAAGCTTCAAAGCAGAAAAAAATATTAGTAGCCATCGATGAAGATGGTGTTCCTTTTGAAGAAAGATGTTTAGTCGCTTAATACTATAGGCCGTATGCCGTAAGTTATAAGCAGAAGTAACTTAAAAAAAAACAGCCACTAAAAATGGCTGTTTTTTTTATACCTAAATACAAAACTAAAAAGACTTAGTCCCGATAGCTTCGGGATAGTGTCTCAGAACCTCTTTTAAAGCTTGTCCTTCAAATAAACTCCCGTAACAGATTCTTTTACTTTCACAATATCTTCGGGAGTTCCCGTTGCTAATAAATGGCCTCCATTTTCACCGCCTTCAGGACCAAGATCAATAATCCAATCTGCGCATTTTATTAAGTCGAGATTGTGTTCAATAACAATTATAGAATGTCCTTTTTCAATTAAAGCATCAAACGAAGCCAATAATTTTTTGATGTCATGAAAATGAAGTCCAGTTGTTGGCTCATCAAACACAAATAAAGCTTTGTCTTTTGTAGCACCTTTCACTAAAAACGAAGCCAATTTGATGCGCTGTGCTTCACCTCCCGAAAGAGTAGAGGAAGATTGCCCCAATTGCACATATCCTAAACCAACATCCTGTAAAGGCTGTAATTTTTGAGTGATTTTAGACTGCTTGTTTTTTTCGAAAAAAGCAATCGCATCATCAATAGTCATGGTCAGAATATCG comes from Flavobacterium sp. KACC 22761 and encodes:
- a CDS encoding lipopolysaccharide biosynthesis protein, which produces MGIVLNQSFKNTIITYIGFAIGAINTLYLYPVFLGATYYALTNYITSAANVIMPLFAIGMQNTLVKFYSQYDTEEKREQFLSFTALFPILMCIPLGIIGIFFFDDITAFVTKKNPVVKEFMYLIPFIGICMAYFEIFYAWARVHMHSVFGNFIKEVGLRLLSTVALIGLYFNWISLVGFVYITAGIYFFAFLITMFYAFYIKRPNFQITIPDNVKAVMEYTFYIILSGSVANLLLDGDKLMLNQYMKIENIAYYSVATYIALVISVPSRAMHQIVYPITAKLMHENKHDELNSLYKKTSINLQIVGGFVMLCIFVNINQLYELVPKEYSGGIVVVFMIGLSKYFDLILGNNNAIIFNTKYYRMVLYLGLMLVVLTVILNMIFIPILGILGSAIATLLSITLYSLAKLLFVVKKLDLYPFTKQTIYSALLTFALFLVFYFWEFPFFQLISIALKSILVTILYVYLNYKFNISPDINKVIDDVLRKLRIKI
- a CDS encoding mechanosensitive ion channel family protein translates to MKSKFKCFLVFCFVLSSPFIFAQKETHSQKLKGYPVSPFKDTLFYVYNNVGSFSAENRARTITEKIKKLYEDSFLDPDSLKIVQSDISQDITYKNDLIIMSVLNNDAKVENQTAAIIAKRNLGLIKKAIVYQNENYSQLPKRLGYTALLIFIIVLVLYAVSKIFNWVRIRILNRKDKYFKGFFYNKISILSAEKEQFLMMKVFSIIKVITLIFIVYLSLPVLFSIFPATEAYTTTLLRWILTPAKLAVMGFVDFLPSLITIIVIIVIFRYTIKIIKFFFDEIKKEKIKIDGFYSDWAMPTFNIIRFLMFAFMLVIIFPYLPGSDSDIFKGVSVFVGILFSLGSSNAIANMVAGLVITYMRPFRIGDFIKIGDVSGEVIEKTALVTRIRTPKFEDITIPNATVLSSTSTNFSANTRHSTNGLLIHTTVTIGYDVPWKDIHKALIDAALKTELTEQTPEPFVLQTSLDDFYVSYQINVYTKEPTKQPRIYSSLHQNIQDSFNAAGIEIMSPHYNALRDGNATTIPPENLNPDYEAPPFNIKNKS